The proteins below are encoded in one region of Tessaracoccus aquimaris:
- the rfbB gene encoding dTDP-glucose 4,6-dehydratase, protein MRLLVTGGAGFIGSNFVRTALKDAAHHVTVLDAFTYAGNRGSLDGLPAERCTVVEGSVCDAGLVDALVAAHDVTVHFAAESHNDNSLNDPSPFVQTNLVGTYTLLEAVRRHDHRYHHISTDEVYGDLELDDPAKFTERTPYNPSSPYSATKAGSDLLVRAWVRSFGVRATISNCSNNYGPYQHVEKFIPRQITNVIDGVRPRLYGTGANVRDWIHVEDHNEAVLAIIDRGTIGETYLIGADGEQSNRAVVEQILTLMGQEPSAYDLVSDRPGHDLRYAIDASRLREELGWAPRYPDFPSGLAAAIDWYVANEAWWRPMKAATENRYAKTGQ, encoded by the coding sequence ATGAGGCTCTTGGTCACGGGGGGCGCCGGCTTCATCGGCAGCAACTTTGTCCGGACCGCACTCAAGGATGCGGCCCACCACGTCACGGTGCTCGACGCGTTCACGTACGCCGGTAACCGGGGATCGCTCGACGGGCTGCCTGCCGAGCGCTGCACCGTCGTCGAAGGTTCGGTGTGCGACGCGGGCCTTGTCGACGCGCTCGTCGCGGCCCACGACGTCACGGTGCACTTCGCCGCCGAGAGCCACAACGACAACTCGCTCAACGACCCGTCGCCGTTCGTGCAGACCAACCTGGTCGGCACCTACACACTGCTCGAGGCGGTCCGCAGGCACGACCACCGCTATCACCACATCTCGACAGACGAGGTCTACGGCGACCTGGAACTCGACGACCCCGCGAAGTTCACGGAGCGCACGCCCTACAACCCGTCGAGCCCGTACTCGGCGACGAAGGCGGGCTCCGACCTGCTGGTCAGGGCCTGGGTGCGCAGCTTCGGGGTCCGTGCGACGATCAGCAACTGCTCCAACAACTACGGGCCGTACCAGCACGTCGAGAAGTTCATCCCCAGACAGATCACGAACGTGATCGACGGTGTCCGGCCGCGGCTGTACGGAACCGGAGCGAACGTCCGCGACTGGATCCACGTCGAGGACCACAACGAGGCCGTGCTTGCGATCATCGACCGAGGAACCATCGGGGAGACCTACCTGATCGGTGCAGACGGCGAGCAGAGCAACCGGGCCGTCGTCGAGCAGATCCTGACCCTGATGGGGCAGGAACCCTCGGCCTACGACCTGGTCTCCGATCGCCCGGGACACGACCTCCGCTACGCCATCGACGCCAGCCGGTTGCGGGAGGAACTCGGGTGGGCGCCCCGCTACCCCGACTTCCCGTCCGGGCTCGCGGCCGCGATCGACTGGTACGTCGCCAACGAGGCGTGGTGGCGCCCCATGAAGGCCGCGACCGAGAATCGATACGCGAAGACGGGACAGTGA
- a CDS encoding acetyl-CoA hydrolase/transferase family protein produces the protein MSGRIRSEAFKSKVMSAHDAAELVKNGWNIGFSGFTGSGYPKAFPEALAAVIDAAHHQGEEFKIGVWTGASTAPELDGALARTGGISYRAPYQSDPEMRTAINNGTSYYQDIHLSHMGPQVSQGFLGKLNLAVIEATAINEDGDIIPSSSVGMNRTYLEHADAIIIEVNSWQSEGLYGMHDIYAPAGFLPPNRVPLPIQHPGDRIGEKVMKVDVDKVIAIIETDSPDRNTPFKLLDDDSRAIANNLLDFLGNEVKQGRLPKNLLPLQSGVGNIANAVLAGLLEGPFEKLTSYTEVIQDGMVDLLDSGKLTVASATAFSLSPKAAERMNDNAAHYSKKIVLRPQDVSNHPEAIRRMGVIACNGMIEADIYGNVNSTHVMGSRMQNGIGGSGDFTRNGWISSFVTPSTAKGGAISCIVPMVNHVDHTEHDVQVIITEQGLADLRGMAPRQRAKLIIDNCAHPDFKEPLREYVKLAEKKANGMHTPHDLATALGWHVRFLETGTMVQ, from the coding sequence ATGTCAGGTCGCATCCGTAGCGAGGCGTTCAAGAGCAAGGTGATGTCGGCGCACGACGCGGCCGAGCTGGTCAAGAATGGCTGGAACATCGGCTTCTCGGGCTTCACCGGCTCGGGCTACCCCAAGGCTTTCCCGGAGGCGCTGGCGGCCGTGATCGATGCCGCGCACCACCAGGGTGAAGAGTTCAAGATCGGCGTGTGGACGGGTGCCTCGACGGCGCCCGAGCTTGATGGTGCACTTGCTCGCACCGGCGGCATCTCGTACCGCGCGCCGTACCAGTCCGATCCGGAGATGCGCACGGCCATCAACAACGGCACGTCGTACTACCAGGACATCCACCTCTCGCACATGGGCCCACAGGTCTCGCAGGGCTTCCTGGGCAAGCTGAACCTGGCCGTCATCGAGGCCACGGCCATCAACGAGGACGGCGACATCATCCCCTCGTCTTCGGTGGGCATGAACCGCACCTACCTCGAGCACGCCGACGCCATCATCATCGAGGTCAACTCGTGGCAGTCCGAGGGGCTGTACGGGATGCACGACATCTACGCCCCCGCCGGCTTCCTCCCGCCGAACCGCGTCCCGCTGCCCATCCAGCACCCCGGCGACCGCATCGGCGAGAAGGTCATGAAGGTCGACGTCGACAAGGTGATCGCGATCATCGAGACCGACTCCCCCGACCGGAACACGCCGTTCAAGCTGCTCGACGACGACTCCCGCGCCATCGCGAACAACCTGCTCGACTTCCTCGGCAACGAGGTGAAGCAGGGTCGCCTGCCGAAGAATCTCCTTCCGCTGCAGTCGGGCGTCGGCAACATCGCCAACGCGGTGCTGGCGGGCCTGCTCGAGGGGCCGTTCGAGAAGCTGACGTCCTACACCGAGGTGATCCAGGACGGCATGGTCGACCTGCTCGACTCCGGCAAGCTGACCGTGGCCTCCGCGACGGCATTCTCCCTCAGCCCGAAGGCCGCTGAGCGGATGAACGACAACGCTGCGCACTACTCCAAGAAGATCGTGCTCCGCCCGCAGGACGTCTCGAACCACCCCGAGGCGATCCGCCGGATGGGCGTCATCGCATGCAACGGCATGATCGAGGCCGACATCTACGGCAACGTGAACTCCACGCACGTGATGGGTTCGCGGATGCAGAACGGCATCGGCGGCTCGGGTGACTTCACCCGCAACGGCTGGATCTCCTCGTTCGTGACCCCCTCGACCGCCAAGGGCGGCGCGATCTCCTGCATCGTCCCGATGGTCAACCACGTCGACCACACCGAGCACGACGTCCAGGTCATCATCACGGAGCAGGGCCTCGCGGACCTGCGCGGCATGGCGCCGCGTCAGCGGGCCAAGCTGATCATCGACAACTGCGCGCACCCGGACTTCAAGGAGCCGCTGCGCGAGTACGTGAAGCTGGCCGAGAAGAAGGCCAACGGCATGCACACGCCGCACGACCTCGCCACCGCGCTCGGCTGGCACGTCCGCTTCCTCGAGACGGGCACCATGGTCCAGTGA
- the lhgO gene encoding L-2-hydroxyglutarate oxidase: MIDADVVVVGGGIVGVATAMTYLERNPGVSVTLVEKGALAGQQSGHNSGVIHAGVYYQPGSLKARLCRAGAAWTKRFAAQQGIDFRVPGKLIVATRPTELGRLAALERRAVTNGLRPERLDVAELRRREPHVRGLAALLVAESGIVSYPAVVDAMARLFRAAGGEIRLGAEVVGIGEDDRGVTVEVATGAPIRARRLVACAGIQADRVARLAGVGDGFAMVPFRGEYYRLPEARSGLVSSLIYPVPEPGMPFLGVHLTPTIDGGITVGPNAVLGLAREGYPKWSLDRSDVAELIRFRGFRRMVPGLLRTGLGELWNSAVKPGYLARIRRYCPELRLADLLPHEAGIRAQAVLEDGSMVEDFMFRSTPRQVHVVNAPSPAATSARPIAEAICAQVDAG, from the coding sequence ATGATCGATGCCGACGTCGTCGTGGTCGGCGGCGGGATCGTCGGCGTGGCCACCGCCATGACCTACCTGGAGCGGAACCCAGGCGTCAGCGTGACGCTCGTCGAGAAGGGCGCGCTCGCGGGGCAGCAGAGCGGCCACAACAGCGGGGTCATCCACGCGGGCGTCTACTACCAGCCCGGCAGCCTCAAGGCGCGGCTCTGCCGGGCAGGAGCGGCCTGGACGAAGCGGTTCGCCGCCCAGCAGGGCATCGACTTCCGGGTGCCGGGAAAGCTGATCGTCGCGACCCGGCCAACCGAACTCGGCAGGCTCGCCGCACTGGAGCGCCGCGCCGTCACGAACGGGCTGCGACCGGAGCGGTTGGACGTCGCCGAACTGCGCCGTCGCGAGCCCCACGTGCGCGGGCTGGCCGCCCTTCTGGTCGCCGAGTCGGGCATCGTCAGCTATCCGGCCGTCGTCGACGCGATGGCCCGACTCTTCCGGGCTGCCGGAGGGGAGATCAGGCTCGGCGCCGAGGTCGTCGGGATCGGCGAGGACGACCGGGGCGTCACGGTCGAGGTGGCGACAGGGGCACCGATCAGGGCGAGGCGCCTCGTCGCGTGCGCTGGCATCCAGGCGGACCGGGTCGCGCGCCTTGCAGGGGTCGGCGACGGATTCGCGATGGTCCCCTTCCGGGGCGAGTACTACCGGCTTCCCGAGGCGAGATCCGGTCTCGTGTCATCGCTGATCTACCCGGTGCCCGAGCCTGGCATGCCGTTTCTTGGGGTGCACCTGACGCCCACGATCGACGGCGGGATCACCGTCGGACCGAACGCGGTGCTAGGGCTTGCCCGCGAGGGCTACCCCAAGTGGTCGCTCGACAGGTCGGACGTCGCCGAACTGATCCGCTTCCGAGGCTTCCGACGCATGGTCCCCGGGCTGCTGCGCACCGGTCTGGGCGAGCTGTGGAACTCAGCGGTGAAGCCGGGCTACCTTGCGAGGATCCGGCGGTACTGCCCCGAACTGAGGCTCGCCGACCTGCTGCCGCACGAGGCGGGAATCCGGGCGCAGGCGGTTCTCGAGGACGGCTCGATGGTCGAGGACTTCATGTTCCGGTCGACCCCGCGCCAGGTCCACGTCGTCAACGCGCCGTCGCCCGCGGCAACGTCGGCGCGACCGATCGCGGAGGCGATCTGCGCGCAGGTCGACGCAGGCTAG
- a CDS encoding extracellular solute-binding protein, producing MKPPRWLALSAIALVSVQLAACSPSATSTPTDKPSTPATDGGGSSEPAKPGGNLTVWVMGDSSAHFDQLVDGFEKETGATVETVAIPWDAVDQKFTTAVASGDGPDLIQIGLSKLRTYADSGALMTLDEATVADYPNLAASNFIDGVAGDATAVEGKVVSMPWVSDTRVLFYRTDILEAAGIKEPPATWDQLRADAKTLAARGDGQYGYYIPQWDSALPVAMTWSQGGDIVADDGTINFDTPAFAKAVDVYTGLYADKSVPTNGDFDQTQGFISGAAPMLVSGPYLAASIKDAAPELDGKWNVTTIPAGTQATSLLAGSNLGVWGGTDNKDGALALLNYLSAPETQVQWFEIDGQLPTAKGALEDAKLTADPLVAVYSKQLQDARLLPLVPNWDGETGKAMLDSLNAIVLTGADRDSTLKALFDATAGTPAR from the coding sequence ATGAAACCCCCACGTTGGCTGGCGCTGAGCGCCATCGCCCTGGTCAGCGTCCAGCTCGCTGCCTGCTCGCCGTCAGCGACCTCGACCCCCACCGACAAGCCCTCGACCCCCGCCACCGACGGCGGCGGCAGCAGCGAGCCCGCGAAGCCGGGCGGCAACCTGACCGTCTGGGTGATGGGCGACAGCTCCGCGCACTTCGACCAACTCGTCGACGGATTCGAGAAGGAGACCGGGGCGACCGTCGAGACCGTCGCGATCCCGTGGGACGCGGTCGACCAGAAGTTCACCACCGCGGTCGCCTCCGGTGACGGCCCCGACCTGATCCAGATCGGCCTGTCGAAGCTGCGCACCTACGCCGACAGCGGCGCCCTCATGACCCTCGACGAGGCGACGGTCGCCGATTACCCGAACCTCGCGGCGAGCAACTTCATCGACGGCGTCGCGGGCGACGCGACCGCCGTCGAGGGCAAGGTCGTCTCGATGCCGTGGGTCTCCGACACCCGCGTGCTCTTCTACCGCACCGACATCCTGGAGGCCGCTGGCATCAAGGAACCGCCTGCCACCTGGGATCAGCTCCGCGCCGACGCGAAGACCCTCGCGGCCCGCGGCGACGGCCAATACGGCTACTACATCCCGCAGTGGGACAGCGCCCTCCCCGTCGCCATGACGTGGAGCCAGGGCGGCGACATCGTCGCTGACGACGGCACCATCAACTTCGACACCCCGGCCTTCGCGAAGGCCGTCGACGTCTACACCGGCCTCTACGCAGACAAGTCGGTGCCCACCAACGGCGACTTCGACCAGACGCAGGGTTTCATCTCCGGAGCGGCCCCGATGCTCGTCTCCGGCCCCTACCTGGCGGCCTCCATCAAGGACGCCGCCCCTGAGCTCGACGGCAAGTGGAACGTCACCACCATCCCGGCGGGCACCCAGGCGACCTCGCTGCTGGCCGGCTCCAACCTGGGCGTCTGGGGAGGCACCGACAACAAGGACGGCGCGCTCGCGCTGCTGAACTATCTGTCGGCCCCCGAGACGCAGGTGCAGTGGTTCGAGATCGACGGCCAACTTCCGACCGCCAAGGGCGCCCTCGAGGACGCCAAGCTGACGGCCGACCCGCTGGTGGCCGTGTACTCCAAGCAGTTGCAGGACGCCCGGTTGCTTCCCCTGGTGCCGAACTGGGACGGAGAGACGGGCAAGGCGATGCTCGACTCGCTCAACGCCATCGTGCTGACCGGCGCCGACCGCGACTCGACGTTGAAGGCCCTCTTCGACGCGACCGCCGGGACCCCGGCCCGCTGA
- a CDS encoding FAD-binding and (Fe-S)-binding domain-containing protein yields MSVTTSRALLDTSNQAGVQALRAALGADAVSTRELDRVALAIDASHYINTPDAIMRAGNAADVATAMTVARQVGWPLTFRAGGSSLSGQALSMGLTVDVRRHFRDIEVLDGGERVRVQPGATIRQVNGALVTYKRKLGPDPASEIACTIGGMVANNSSGMTCGTEKNTYRTIESMTVVLPSGTVIDTGAVDADDELRRREPALVEVLERVRDELRRPDVAADLQRRYAIKNTMGYGLNSFLDHDRPVKILEHLMIGSEGTLGFVAEAVFRTVKVPARTATGLLLFESLDAATTALPHLVYSGADVVELIDAASIRAMGDDARDVLPAGFQATNQASLLVEYQADDDEGIAERIATGNATFADLGGLESSPEMTQDAKRRDQMWVMRKGLYTKVARNRPKGTAALLEDVAVPMESLGEVCADLQVLFDRHDYADAVIFGHAKDGNIHFLVTEDFAGPESMKRYEDFTEDMVQLVLDKQGTLKAEHGTGRIMAPFVRRQYGDDLYQAMWDVKLACDPEQILNPGSVLTEDPELHLKNIKSTSPVREVIDDCVECGYCEPVCPSQHLTTTPRQRIVIQRAIQEASATGNQALADTLFKQETYDVVQTCAVDGMCSTACPVQINTGDLIRDLRKERQSGALDAGWDVAAKHWAGVLRVASTGMTVVDHVPTPLVRGALGVARAVAGTDVVPTLSKELPGGGPIRDAVAAHDPEAIFMPACVGSMFGSDHACGTGVAGAVRALAAAAGLRLRTPDGIRELCCGTPWKSKGLAKGYQTMSGKLASWVVDATDNGRLPLVCDNVSCTEGVVVALKNQGITNIPVVDATQWVAEQVAPRLPAVEKAHRAVLHPTCSSTLMGVNDHLTFLAGLVADEVVVPQGWRCCAFAGDRGLLHEELTATATQDEARHAKELDADLYLSLNRTCELGMTRATGKTYTHVLEELAARVAATI; encoded by the coding sequence ATGTCGGTCACCACCTCGCGGGCTCTCCTCGACACCTCGAACCAGGCAGGCGTGCAGGCGCTGCGGGCCGCCCTCGGCGCCGACGCCGTCAGCACGCGCGAACTCGACCGGGTCGCGCTTGCCATCGACGCATCGCACTACATCAACACCCCCGATGCGATCATGCGCGCCGGGAACGCCGCCGACGTCGCCACCGCGATGACCGTCGCCCGCCAGGTCGGCTGGCCGCTGACGTTCCGCGCGGGCGGTTCGAGCCTCTCCGGGCAGGCCCTGTCGATGGGGCTGACCGTCGACGTGCGCCGTCACTTCCGCGACATCGAGGTCCTCGACGGCGGCGAGCGGGTCCGCGTGCAGCCGGGTGCCACCATCCGCCAGGTCAACGGGGCGCTTGTCACCTACAAGCGCAAACTCGGGCCCGACCCGGCGTCCGAGATCGCCTGCACCATCGGCGGCATGGTCGCCAACAACTCCTCCGGCATGACCTGCGGCACCGAGAAGAACACCTACCGCACCATCGAGTCGATGACCGTCGTGCTCCCGTCCGGAACCGTGATCGACACGGGCGCCGTCGACGCGGACGACGAACTGCGCCGCCGCGAGCCTGCCCTTGTCGAGGTGCTGGAGCGGGTCCGAGACGAACTGCGTCGCCCCGACGTCGCGGCCGACCTGCAGCGCCGCTACGCGATCAAGAACACCATGGGCTACGGCCTCAACTCGTTCCTCGACCACGACCGCCCCGTCAAGATCCTCGAGCACCTGATGATCGGCTCCGAGGGGACGCTCGGCTTCGTCGCCGAGGCGGTCTTCCGCACCGTCAAGGTGCCCGCCCGCACGGCAACAGGGCTGCTGCTGTTCGAATCCCTCGACGCCGCGACCACCGCCCTGCCGCACCTGGTCTACTCCGGCGCCGACGTCGTCGAACTGATCGACGCCGCGTCCATCCGGGCGATGGGCGACGACGCCCGCGACGTGCTGCCCGCCGGCTTCCAGGCCACCAACCAGGCCTCGCTGCTCGTCGAGTACCAGGCAGACGACGACGAGGGGATCGCCGAGCGGATCGCCACCGGCAACGCCACCTTCGCCGACCTCGGCGGCCTCGAGTCCAGCCCCGAGATGACCCAGGACGCCAAGCGGCGCGACCAGATGTGGGTGATGCGCAAGGGCCTCTACACCAAGGTCGCACGGAACCGCCCCAAGGGCACCGCGGCGCTGCTGGAGGACGTGGCCGTCCCCATGGAGTCGCTCGGAGAGGTGTGTGCCGACCTGCAGGTGCTCTTCGACCGGCACGACTACGCCGACGCCGTCATCTTCGGCCACGCAAAGGACGGCAACATCCACTTCCTCGTCACCGAGGACTTCGCGGGCCCCGAGTCAATGAAGCGCTACGAGGACTTCACGGAGGACATGGTCCAACTCGTGCTCGACAAGCAGGGCACGCTGAAGGCCGAGCACGGCACCGGCCGGATCATGGCGCCGTTCGTGCGCCGCCAGTACGGCGACGACCTGTACCAGGCGATGTGGGACGTCAAGCTGGCCTGCGACCCTGAGCAGATCCTCAACCCGGGATCCGTCCTAACGGAGGACCCGGAACTGCACCTGAAGAACATCAAGTCGACCTCGCCGGTGCGCGAGGTGATCGACGACTGCGTCGAGTGCGGCTACTGCGAGCCCGTCTGCCCCAGCCAGCACCTGACGACGACGCCGCGTCAGCGCATCGTCATCCAACGCGCGATCCAGGAGGCGTCGGCGACGGGCAACCAGGCGCTGGCGGACACGCTGTTCAAGCAGGAGACCTACGACGTCGTGCAGACCTGTGCGGTCGACGGGATGTGCTCAACTGCCTGCCCGGTGCAGATCAACACCGGCGACCTGATCCGCGACCTGCGCAAAGAGCGCCAGTCGGGCGCGCTGGACGCAGGCTGGGACGTCGCGGCTAAACACTGGGCGGGCGTCCTGAGGGTCGCCTCGACTGGCATGACGGTGGTCGACCACGTGCCCACTCCGCTGGTGCGCGGCGCGCTCGGGGTGGCGCGCGCGGTCGCGGGCACCGACGTCGTGCCGACGCTCTCGAAGGAACTGCCCGGCGGCGGGCCGATCCGCGACGCGGTCGCGGCCCACGACCCCGAGGCGATCTTCATGCCCGCCTGCGTCGGGTCGATGTTCGGCTCCGACCACGCCTGCGGCACCGGGGTCGCCGGGGCGGTCCGCGCGCTCGCCGCGGCCGCCGGGTTGCGGCTTCGGACCCCCGACGGCATCCGCGAACTGTGCTGCGGCACCCCGTGGAAGTCGAAGGGCCTCGCCAAGGGCTACCAGACGATGAGCGGGAAGCTCGCCTCCTGGGTGGTCGACGCGACCGACAACGGCAGGCTGCCGCTGGTGTGCGACAACGTCTCGTGCACCGAGGGCGTCGTCGTGGCGCTGAAGAACCAGGGCATCACGAACATCCCAGTGGTGGACGCGACGCAGTGGGTCGCCGAGCAGGTCGCCCCGAGGCTGCCCGCCGTCGAGAAGGCGCACCGGGCGGTGCTGCACCCGACGTGCTCGTCGACGCTGATGGGCGTCAACGACCACCTGACATTCCTGGCCGGGTTGGTCGCCGACGAGGTCGTCGTCCCGCAGGGCTGGCGCTGCTGCGCCTTCGCGGGCGACCGGGGCCTGCTGCACGAAGAGTTGACGGCGACCGCCACGCAGGACGAGGCGCGCCACGCCAAGGAACTCGACGCGGACCTGTACCTGTCGCTGAACCGCACCTGCGAGTTGGGCATGACCCGGGCAACGGGCAAGACCTACACGCACGTCCTGGAGGAACTCGCGGCCCGCGTCGCCGCCACCATCTAG
- a CDS encoding MarC family protein, producing the protein MTVMISAAMTFLLVMDPLGNVPLFLTSLRNTKVERRQWVILRECLIALVIMVSFLFMGRALLNLLHIEEAALKAAGGVILLLIAIRMVFPTPEKNLSEPVTHDEPFIVPLAVPYVAGPSLLAVIVVFVSQDQGNWPWYLGGLVISWLITTVTLYFSGFLQRVVGTRALVAVERLMGMILVLLAVQMMFDGTKAFFVG; encoded by the coding sequence ATGACGGTGATGATTTCGGCCGCCATGACGTTCCTGCTTGTCATGGACCCGCTCGGAAACGTGCCGCTGTTCCTGACGAGCCTGCGCAACACCAAGGTGGAGCGCCGTCAGTGGGTCATCCTGCGCGAGTGCCTCATCGCGCTGGTCATCATGGTGTCGTTCCTGTTCATGGGCCGGGCGCTGTTGAACCTGCTGCACATCGAGGAGGCGGCGCTCAAGGCCGCGGGCGGGGTCATCCTGCTGCTCATCGCGATCCGGATGGTGTTCCCCACCCCGGAGAAGAACCTGTCCGAGCCCGTCACGCACGACGAGCCGTTCATCGTCCCCCTCGCGGTGCCATACGTCGCTGGCCCGTCCCTGCTTGCGGTCATCGTGGTGTTCGTCAGCCAGGATCAGGGCAACTGGCCCTGGTACCTGGGCGGCCTGGTCATCTCCTGGCTGATCACGACGGTGACGCTGTACTTCTCCGGCTTCCTGCAGCGGGTCGTCGGCACCCGCGCCCTCGTCGCCGTCGAGCGGCTGATGGGCATGATCCTCGTGCTCCTTGCGGTCCAGATGATGTTCGACGGCACCAAGGCCTTCTTCGTCGGCTAG
- a CDS encoding sugar nucleotide-binding protein yields the protein MSELVSRESGIPGLLFLDLPVREDARGWFKENWQRAKMTALGLPDFGPVQHNIAFNAAAGTTRGMHAEPWDKLVSLAAGRIFGVWVDLRPGPGFGTVATREMGPEGAVFVPRGVANGYQALEEGTLYSYLVNEHWSAEALALYTYVNLADPSLAIDWPIPLAEAEISDADRAHPALADVTPMAPRATVILGGSGQLGRELVALLPDAVAPDRTRLDLTSAESVAAYDWSQVGTIINAAAFTEVDGAETQEGAKACWSVNVNAVARLVDQARRHRIRFVQVSSDYVFDGTAPVHDEYEAASPLSTYGASKAASDALVATLPEHLIVRTTWLVGTGRSFVATMAALADRGASPRVVDDQFGRLSFADDLAAAIVHLLSGGAGSGVYNVTNAGPTRSWADIARRVFELSGRDPGDVQSITSEEWAEGRVVADRPRNSALSLDRLEATGFRPRDADERLVDLLTGRQ from the coding sequence ATGTCGGAACTGGTCTCCCGCGAGAGCGGGATTCCCGGGTTGCTCTTCCTCGACCTTCCCGTGCGGGAGGACGCCCGCGGGTGGTTCAAGGAGAACTGGCAGCGCGCGAAGATGACGGCCCTCGGGCTGCCGGACTTCGGCCCCGTGCAGCACAACATCGCGTTCAACGCCGCCGCCGGGACCACCCGCGGGATGCACGCCGAGCCGTGGGACAAGTTGGTCTCGCTGGCGGCTGGACGGATCTTCGGTGTCTGGGTCGACCTCAGACCCGGCCCTGGGTTCGGCACCGTCGCGACCCGGGAGATGGGGCCCGAGGGTGCCGTGTTCGTGCCGCGGGGCGTGGCCAACGGGTACCAGGCGTTGGAGGAGGGAACCCTCTACAGCTACCTCGTCAACGAACACTGGAGCGCCGAGGCGCTCGCCTTGTACACCTACGTGAACCTGGCCGACCCGAGCCTCGCGATCGACTGGCCCATCCCGCTTGCCGAGGCCGAGATCTCCGACGCGGACCGCGCGCACCCCGCGCTGGCTGACGTCACGCCGATGGCACCACGCGCGACAGTCATCCTCGGTGGCAGCGGCCAACTCGGACGCGAACTCGTCGCGCTGCTCCCGGACGCGGTCGCCCCCGACCGCACGCGCCTCGACCTCACGTCGGCCGAGTCGGTGGCGGCCTACGACTGGTCCCAGGTCGGCACAATCATCAACGCGGCCGCCTTCACCGAAGTCGACGGCGCGGAGACCCAGGAGGGGGCGAAGGCCTGCTGGTCGGTCAACGTCAACGCGGTCGCCAGGCTGGTTGACCAGGCACGCAGGCATCGGATCCGGTTCGTGCAGGTCTCGTCGGACTACGTGTTCGACGGGACGGCGCCGGTCCATGACGAGTACGAGGCGGCCAGCCCGCTCAGCACGTACGGGGCCTCGAAGGCGGCCTCCGACGCGCTGGTCGCGACGCTGCCGGAGCACCTGATCGTCCGGACGACCTGGCTGGTGGGGACGGGGCGCAGCTTCGTCGCGACGATGGCCGCGCTGGCCGACCGCGGTGCGTCGCCGAGAGTCGTCGACGACCAGTTCGGGCGGCTGAGTTTCGCGGACGACCTTGCCGCAGCGATCGTGCACCTGCTGAGCGGCGGGGCCGGCTCTGGTGTCTACAACGTGACGAACGCGGGGCCGACCCGATCGTGGGCCGACATCGCCCGTCGGGTCTTCGAACTGTCGGGACGCGATCCTGGGGACGTGCAGAGCATCACGTCCGAGGAGTGGGCCGAAGGGCGGGTCGTCGCCGACCGGCCGCGGAACTCCGCCCTCAGCCTTGATCGACTCGAGGCGACGGGATTCCGGCCGAGGGACGCAGACGAGCGCCTGGTCGACCTCCTGACCGGCCGTCAATGA
- the rfbA gene encoding glucose-1-phosphate thymidylyltransferase RfbA produces MRGIILAGGAGTRLHPITLGTSKQLVPVYDKPMIYYPLATLIFAGISEVLVINTPHEQPDFRRLLGDGSQFGISISYAVQPEPNGLAMAFVIGAEFLAGGPACLVLGDNIFHGPGLGTQLQEHRDPDGAVIFGYQVADPKAYGVVELDEKRRPVSIEEKPAQPRSDLAVPGLYFYGADVVEVARGLEPSARGEYEITDVNRHYLETGRLSVSILPRGTAWLDTGTFDSLNDANNFVRAVQARQGLLVGSPEEAAWRLGFLSDDALAARAAELSKSGYGRYLSALLTQ; encoded by the coding sequence ATGCGAGGCATCATTCTGGCCGGGGGCGCTGGAACCCGGTTGCATCCCATCACGTTGGGCACCAGCAAGCAGTTGGTGCCCGTCTACGACAAGCCCATGATCTACTACCCATTGGCGACGCTGATCTTCGCGGGGATCTCCGAGGTGCTCGTCATCAACACCCCGCACGAACAGCCCGACTTCCGGCGCCTGCTCGGCGACGGGTCGCAGTTCGGCATCTCCATCAGTTACGCAGTCCAACCCGAGCCGAACGGCCTGGCGATGGCCTTCGTGATCGGCGCCGAGTTCCTGGCGGGCGGCCCGGCCTGCCTGGTGCTGGGCGACAACATCTTCCACGGACCCGGCCTCGGCACCCAGTTGCAGGAGCACCGCGACCCGGACGGCGCCGTCATCTTCGGGTATCAGGTCGCCGACCCGAAGGCATACGGCGTGGTCGAACTGGACGAGAAGCGGCGCCCCGTCTCGATCGAGGAGAAGCCGGCGCAGCCGCGCTCCGACCTTGCGGTGCCCGGACTCTACTTCTACGGCGCCGACGTGGTGGAGGTGGCGAGAGGTCTCGAGCCATCGGCCCGCGGCGAGTACGAGATCACCGACGTCAACAGGCACTACCTGGAGACGGGTCGGCTGAGTGTCTCCATCCTGCCGCGCGGCACCGCGTGGCTCGACACGGGGACGTTCGACTCACTGAACGACGCCAACAACTTCGTCCGCGCCGTCCAGGCTCGGCAAGGCCTCCTCGTGGGCTCGCCTGAAGAGGCGGCCTGGCGGCTCGGCTTCCTCTCGGACGATGCCCTCGCGGCCCGCGCCGCAGAACTGTCGAAGTCGGGATACGGCCGCTACCTCTCCGCGCTGCTGACCCAGTAG